The following proteins are co-located in the Pararhizobium capsulatum DSM 1112 genome:
- a CDS encoding carbohydrate ABC transporter permease translates to MRKTLLYSALILLSALFIAPFYWTFVTAIKSQADLYQFPPVFWPSEWHWENFATAWNKQPFGTYLQNSLIVVVLSTIGQLISSSLVAYGFARFRFPGRDPLFILLLATMMIPWDVKMIPLYMEFNMLGWINTLKPLIVPSYFADAFFVFLLRQYILTVPVEIDEAARMDGANAFDIYWRIHLPLMMPALVLVGTFHFMNAWNDYLGPLIFLNDQSMYTLTLGLSMFKGLHEVDVTSIAAITVILCLPPLALFFAAQRYIMDGAVGSSVKG, encoded by the coding sequence ATGCGTAAGACGCTGCTGTATTCCGCCCTGATCCTGCTGTCGGCGTTGTTCATCGCGCCCTTCTACTGGACCTTCGTGACGGCCATCAAAAGCCAGGCCGATCTCTACCAGTTCCCGCCGGTCTTCTGGCCGTCGGAATGGCACTGGGAAAACTTTGCCACCGCCTGGAACAAGCAGCCCTTCGGCACCTACCTGCAGAACTCGCTGATCGTCGTGGTGCTGTCGACGATCGGGCAGCTTATCTCCTCGTCGCTTGTCGCTTACGGTTTTGCTCGCTTCCGCTTTCCGGGACGCGATCCGCTGTTCATCCTGCTGCTCGCCACCATGATGATCCCGTGGGACGTGAAGATGATCCCGCTCTACATGGAGTTCAACATGCTGGGCTGGATCAACACGCTGAAGCCCTTGATCGTGCCGTCCTATTTCGCCGATGCCTTTTTCGTCTTCCTGCTACGTCAGTACATCCTGACGGTGCCGGTCGAGATCGACGAAGCCGCGCGCATGGACGGGGCGAATGCCTTCGATATCTACTGGCGCATTCACCTGCCGCTGATGATGCCGGCGCTGGTGCTGGTCGGCACCTTCCATTTCATGAATGCCTGGAACGACTATCTCGGGCCGCTGATCTTCCTCAACGACCAGTCGATGTACACGCTGACGCTCGGCCTTTCGATGTTCAAGGGGCTGCATGAAGTAGACGTGACCTCGATTGCGGCAATTACCGTAATCCTCTGCCTGCCGCCGCTGGCACTCTTCTTCGCGGCGCAACGCTACATCATGGACGGTGCCGTCGGCTCGTCGGTCAAGGGATGA